Part of the Debaryomyces hansenii CBS767 chromosome C complete sequence genome is shown below.
TCTTTCGCTAAGCTCTTTAACAAGGTTGAACCCAATACCCCTATTTCCACCtgtaataaaatatactgTTTGTTTTGTCATTTTGCAACTTGTTTTATACTCTCAATTCTTTTCACTTAGAATAAAGcttataattcttttcatcTCATCTTTCAGTAAACAACCTTACATCCTTTTATAGCTTTTTCTTGTAGATGTATTAGTAATGATATAATCATAGGTTCCGGTTATGGTTTATTTCATTTGTCTTGTTGGCTTCTGAAATTACGCTTGTCAAATTATCTCCGGTACATATGGACTAATCGGGCAATATCCGAATATACTTGATGCCTAATCCTTCGGCTCCGGATACTCGTAGCTGACTAAAGGTCATCTGACTTAGCCAGCCACATGATTATCTCCTTCTTTTACTGTTGGCTTATGTATGAGCTGCTATCATAAAAATGGTTTGTGGATGCTTCCGCAAATATGCGAAATCATCTATCACTAAAACAGGTAAATCCGCAGCTTGCATCTTGTAGTACAAAGTACGATTAATTGTGGAAATCAGCTTGTTCCTTAATCCTGCTTTATACGccattttaattaattcagtGTCAGTCCGCAGAAATGTTACTTCTAATTATTAACAAAATAGAATTGGACGGACTTGTACTGCgttatttatcattaagATATTAACCCGAAAACATACTGTCTTATAATTATAGTAAAGTACAGGGACTGatcattgaaatatcaAGACCCTTGGCAATAGAGAAgttatatataattgtcaaatattgaaaaaaaaatgggTTAAAAATGGGTTTGATGTACAACATACTTtcattttaattttatcataCATGAGACACTGGGaaatttgcaatatatTTCTGAATAGATTATAAAGCATTAACCCTTAGATATTCTCCAAGTTAACAGGGATCTTAGAAAATATTCTAGCGATATGAACAAATTTAGAAATCAGAAATGAACTTGGACACCAGAACACCTGTCAAGAAGTATATGTCTTCTCATATTTAGAAACTAGCTGTAGTCACAACGTTAAATAAGTAATAGCTGCTAAATAAACTACAACCAAGATTATATAAGCAGtcacaattttttttctcattcatctgaaaaattagaataaCTAATAATCTACACTAGTATCAGAGTCATAACGGAATAAAATACGATGTTAAGCAaacattcaataatatataaaagaGCCATTGCTATCAATAGAAATCTTTCAACCAGCCCAATAGTAAGGTTTCagaataagaataatttcttgaatcaaCTTCAAGATAATGAGATAAGTGCACCATCTAAATTAGCTCAGGAATCAACATTGCCAAAAGCTCCACAAGTTTCAGATTCTAAGAAACCACCACGTCAACCTACCGCTAAATCACCCttcaaatcttctaataaaattgaaaatgacCCAAACTTTCAAATGGTTCAATGGAAACAAAATATTGGTCAGTGGATTGTCAAGGTTTTCAAGATAGATATGGATCGTTCTAGAGCAGGACCTGTTGCTGGATCCGAATATTTTGGGGAATGTAAGAGACAGGGGATGCACTATCCCAACGAGCCTCTCTCCGAAACTGCTAAGTTTTATTACGAGACATTGAACTTACCTCAATCATTCGCACAACACTTTCAAATTACTGCATTACATTATTGGATTTTGTCGGTAAGAATGAGAGCGATGCCTTTTAAATatggaagaaattatcaacagaAATTGGTAGATAGAATCTTTAGAGACATGGAATTGAGAATGgctgaagaattaaaaattaaCTCCAATAGAATTATCGAAGgatatttgaaagatttcCATACTCAATTATTAGGTTCAGTGTTGTCTTATGACGAAGGTTTGATGACAGACGATATCACCCTAGCAAGCGCATTATGGAGAAACGTCTTTAACGGCAATCCAAACGCAGATATGAGACATATTGAAGCATTACTCGAATATGTCAGATCTCAGTTGTACGTATTGAACAAAATGAGTGACAGAGAATTTGGTTTTGGTAACTTCAAATTTGTTGCTCCAGATGAAGTTGTTAAGCCGTTAACCAAGGCGCAGGAGGAAGAGTTGAGAGCTAATGCTAAGATAGAATTCGCAAACAAAACATTACCCTCCCAACAAAGTGTTTTGTCACTCgatgaataaattaattattatatttcaatcttgtatatatatatatatttaattaatgattataATTTAGCTTGTGAGTTGCCGGTATTTTCATCTTGAGTCCAGTCATAGCCTGAAGATCCTCGAATCATTACATTCATTGTTGCAAAATCCTTGCCTTCCATGCTGTTCTCGGGTTCTTTAGTGCCTAATATAATATCCTCGTAAAATCtaaatccaaatctttCATAAATAGGTAGATTACTTTTGCTTGAACTTTCTAAGTATGATATGTTATTTGGTGACTTATCGATATGGTTTTCAAACATATAATCGAACATTAACCTTACATTTCCCTTCCCTCTAGCACTCTCCAATGATCCCAAATATACAAGCGTAAAGACACCCTTGTTTCTGAATCTTGAATCTGTTTCtaatattctttcaaaagTGTCATGCAATAACGGTAACATTCCGTTAAATACTTTCTGCCGgccttcttcattatttatgtCCCATACTTTGCCGTATCCTGCTTCCATCAAATTTGCAAACGAATCTAAGCCTGCCTTACATGAGTCGGGTGTTGACCATACACCAACAGTATCAAAACCAGCTTCTGTCTCGTTGATCCCTAAAACAATACCTTTCAAAATATGCTGCTTCACGTATGCCTCATATAGTGTTAATTCTAaaaaatctttttcattctgACCTTCGACATGCGATACTAGTAAATTCGCCAAAGCATCTTCTCTGAATGATTGGAATAGTGTCGTTGCAGCTTTTTTTGTGTCTTCTACACCAAGCACCCGGATATTTTTGTAATGGTCTGTATTAAATTTTATCTTATCTtctgattttgaatcaGTTTGAGATATCGACATGctaaaattattgagatTATGAATCTATGCTATTTTTACTTTTATGATCATATCCACCGTGATATTAATGCAAAATCGATATGGTTGATCTGCGATAGTATCAAGTGCTTCGCTCTTCTTTTATAGACCTTCGGCAATTATTACTTGATTTGGACAGCGCCGTGTCAAAGGATAAAACTTCCCAATTAGGCATGTTCCGCTAAAAGATTAGATTGGTATTGTTATCAATACTTAGAAGAGTGGCTATATGCGGAGACCAACCTTGAAtcattgaagaagaggTTACTAGTATTTATCGGCTATTCGAGCATGCTTgagatattttcaatttggaATCCAGTTTTTTGCGAAAGCTTTCGGCATGCATGCTACATGGTGTTTACTataatgtatattatatattatgtaaATGGTCAAAGTAGACAAGATAGACTTATTTCTTAcccttcttcttcttcttcttgtttttaTTGGAGCTGGTATTAGTTGCATTTGATACACTGCTCGATGCAACAGCTGGGGTTTCTACAGCACCTTGGTGTCCACCcagtttcttcttcaattctttcttaGATGGTTTGTAGTAAGATCTAACCTTCATTGGTAACCATCTTTCCTTATCTAACGAGTCTGCATTGAATTCTGCATCAGGCTTTACGACTTTAGTGGAAGAAAACTTCGGCTTTCTGTTTTTCTTTATGACCTTGTTTACAGAAGGCTTTGGTTTGGTGATCGGTTTTTGTTGCTCCTTGATTGGGATCAAAGTTTCGATACTTGTTGCTAACAATTCGTCAATTGGTTGGGTGGAGGAAGTCAACTTTGAAATAGGcgataaatttgaattcgaagaattatttaaaacgGTGGAAACAAGTTCATCATCAGGgttaatttgatttaataaattgaacaacttcgatgaattttcattctgtaagatcaataatttgaagcCAATGATCTTGACAAAGTTATAGTAATTAACATCGTCTTGGATTACATTATGATCGGTACTCACAAACTTTTCCACaagattattgaataaaatttccaaGTTCTTGgtcaaatttaattcttcatagAGCTTAATTAATACACCAATTAACCCTGGTAAAATTTTTTCGTTGTCAAATTGGTCGTTGCTGATTTTCTCCAAAGCAATCATGGATTGGTCAAAACGGTTTTGCtttgaatttatgaaaactaataataatgtgGCTGCAATAACCTGTTGATCgactttattattagaaacAAATTTAAATAGTTTCTTACAAATTTGCTTGtgatttaatgaatttgaaaggtcattaatatcaatactTAACTGAGTTAACACCTTGTACATAACAGGGGTGTAATCTCCTGGGAAATCTTCTAACCATTGATCTATTGATTTAGAATTCAAGTATGAAGACTTATTTGATAAACTTCCGGAAAAAAACGACAACAACAAGTGATTCTTAATTAGTACATGATATTGCGGCTTCGTTAACTTTTGTTGTAAATGATGTAAGTTGTATTGGTAATTTAATTCACGATGCATAAAATTAACATTGTCGTTGCTTTTACCggttattgaataatgattatttgataagatCAACTTGacaattaaatcattaatagGTTCAAGTTCCAACtccttcaaaattttcaaagcCTCGTCCGTCTTATTGgtaatttgaagaatatagGCTGTAGTTAATTTTATTGGAGCCAATTCTAACAACACGTCTTCATGTAATAAGTCACTCTGATCCTGACATTTCTGTTCTGCCTTATCAAGTAAAACTAATGCTGTAGCATATTCTCCTCTTGATAAATGGACTAAAGAATcgttaaataataaatcgtACGATTCTTCGATTGACGAATTAGTCAACGACAGAACATCAACCAAATCCATCAAGTTTTGCTGGTGAATAATTGCCCTTTCGTTGCATGATAAGTCCAACGAATTATCCATCTCTTTGTTAGATTGAATCAATTGCACGTATAATTCTAATGCTTTTGCACTATTACCATTTCTATAGTAGTCTTGGGCCACAATATGATTCAAAGCTCTTGACAATATAGGgttatttgaaaaatcatcGTTATTGTAAATGTCTAACAATAATTTAGAGTTGCCAGTCTTGTAATAGATATATGCTTTTTCAAGGACGAATTCAGTATGTACATCTTCTGGAACTTGCTTGATTAATTCAAATGCTTTGTAGTACCtatctaaattaattaatgcaACAAGACAATTATGAAAAGATATTAAGTCATTAAAATGTTtgatatttgataaatattggTACGATACATCGTATATTGTTTCGTGTTCCGATACACTATGAGCGGATGAAACATTCAAGCTCTTAAATGCTTGGACAATAGAGTTTGACATGGCTACTTGgttgaattcatcaatatagGGTTAATTTCGTACTCaagttgaatttttcatcgaCCGACacttgaaataatattacaCAAAAATATGTCCAAAAAGACTGTATATAATACAGGGTATAAAGTTATACAAATCATAAGGCATCGAAACTAAAAGGGGTATCAAGTTGTTACCGGGCTCTCTAGTTATGTAGATATCAAGTATAACGAATTAGAAGACAAATGGGTATCATAAAATCTAGTAgaagtaaataaaaaattaatgcAAGTGGTTAGTTGGTtaagatttgaaaattattctttttaatcaatttgaaCTTGGAGTCGTTCTTACCAACCGATAGCGATCTTCTCTTTTTGATGGAGCTATGCTTTTGCATCAAACGATGTTCgacttcatcttcctcGTTAAAAggttcttcttcaattgcaGATTTAACGAGATATTTAGATGTGAGAAGACCATTTTGCAAGTTAGATCTAGGTGGGGTGACAAAGCAGGGCAATTTGCTGTTGAACTTGTGAATCGACTTCAGCTCGTTCTGGAAGTTAGGTGGCTGGTacaattcattcaattgtATAGGGAACTGGTTGTATGTCACGTATCCGGAAAATTCGTTGATGTTCAAATTCGACAATGGCTTTCTTCTAGCAATACTGGCTTGCTTGAGGGTGCtttgtttgaatttggGTTGTAAGATGTTTTCCTGGTCATCGTGGTTTAATTTATTACGAGACTCCCGTACTGTCTCAATACTGTCATTTTCTTTGCCCAAGGGTTCCTCATCTGGTTTAGTATCATCAGTTAACGTGTCCCTGTAGTATACATCGTCCTCAAATATAGTGAAGCTCAACTCCTTAGATGGACGTGCTTTTGTAGGAGACACCAATTTCTTGACCTGGGGTTTTTTCGATGGCGACGTGTTATTGATGTTATTGTATGAAAGTCTAATACGCTGGTTATTGTATGGTGATTCAATTTGCTGTGCCATAAAGGTCTTGTCATTTTTAATCGGTGATGCACTTCTCGAATTCGAGTGTTTTGGGGACAAAATAGGTCTATGCATAGGTGAAGACATTATAAGAGAAATACCAGATATCTATAACAGCAACAAATTAATAAGACCAACCAGGTATAATTCACTAATCAATATACGGAACAAATTACTTGAcaacttcaaatatatttatatatatatatataaattcttctCAAACTTTTTTTTAATATGAAAAGGGTATATTAATCTGTTAAGCGATGTAGAATAACTCCTTTTACACGGTCATTACGATATGTAAAATCGTGATTCCCCTAACGTCtgtttcattatttgttttgtaCCGCAATATGTGCCGATTGCAACCGTTACTctgattatataattgtaCTTAAAACGCGCTTTATtataactatatatatcatttgCCATCTATAACTTCTTGTTCAgctatatattattcatgtAAAGCTAGAAGTTGATCTCGGTCTGGCTATAGAACTGGATTCATTGGAGTTGTAGATATATTGTTGACTGGGAGTACGAGTTGTATAGTAGTATAGTACAGCTTACATGTCCGCGATAAACGCGACTCGGGTAGGTGCAATTTTTCCAGATTCATAAATGTTGATACTTGATAATTTAAGCTATTCCGTATCGGATGCATGCGTTTTACATGATGATGGTTGACAGAGTTACAGAAATCGTATATGGTGCAGAGTTTGCATTTTTGCTTATATCATTTAGTGCTTATATATAGTTTTAAATCAACCTCTATAATAATTACTTGGGACAAAAGGCATCTTGCTGATAACACCGTCCCTTAACTTACCTCTGATTTCTACCTTAACTTCGGTGCCAATCTTAAGGCCGTTCTTGATGTATCCTTGGGCGACATTTCCACCTGAGGTTGGGGATGGGGCACCGGAAGTGATATAACCAACTTCGTCTTTACCGTCAGCAGTGTAAACTTTGCAATCGTCTCTTGGAGATGGGCCCTTGGTCCTGATACCAACACGCTTGTGTGTAAATAATGAACGGTCCTTGATCTGGGCTAAGATGTTGCTTGCACCATTGAAGGTTGCGTCATCTTGTCTGCGGCTCTTTGGAATTAACCAGGCTAAAGTGGCTTCAATTGGAGTCTTAGATTCGTCCAATTCGTGACCGTAAAGACACATACCGGCTTCCAATCTTAAGGAATCTCTGGCAGCTAAACCAATTGGTTTAACGATATCAGGGTATTCGTTGATCAATGTTCTGAAGAACTCTTGTGATTCCTTGGTTTCTTGCGCGGTGCTAGATGGAATCGACAATTCGAACCCATCTTCACCGGTGTAACCACATCTGGCAATATGTACCTGAGAGTTGATAATGGATGATAATTGAGAAAATCTAGATTTTCCGAAAGTCAAATCCTTCAAGCTTTCATTGGTGAATTTTTGTAATATTTCAGCAGCCTTTGGACCTTGGATGGCTAACAAGGTACCTTCGAAAGTGTCATGGTTAACACCGCTGAAGTTTTGTAACTCCTTTTTAAGGAATGCAATATCTTTTTCACGGCAACCAGCATTGGAAACCATATAGTATTCATTTTCACCATGCTTTGTAATAATACAATCATCGATGACACCACCTTGTTCATTCAAGAACACTGAcaaacttgaagaattaactTCTAATTCAGATAAGTTGATAGGGGTGACTTTTTGTAAGAAATCAGCGACGTTTTGACCACTAAGTCTATGTTGTAACATATGAGACACATCGAATAACCCAACGTTATTTCTAACCCAGTTATGTGACTCAGTGTGAGTTTGGTCCTTGTATAAAACAGGCATTTCAAATCCCGCATATGGGACCATTTTACCACCAAATTCGACATGACAATCGTACAATGGTgttttaatcaattgtGACCCACTAGAATATAATCTTCTACCTACTATCCTTGACATTTTTTATCGTTGTAATCTATTCTTGCAGattttcattcatatttTAAGTGGTTATACAAGACTATATATAAATGTACAAATACTCTGACTCGGAAATTGCCCTCTCGACTCTGGGGTAGCCGAGTCAGATAGTATTTACTTGAATAATCCTCtcatatattgaaaatcttATATACTTAATGAACTGAAGCTGGTGGATGTAAAATACCGTAAACTAGAAGTCCAACAAACATACCATATACTATTACGCAACCTAATGAATACATAGCCAAATTTATCGTCTTGCTGCGCAAGGATTCATGATGTGCAATAATAGCTTCGCAAATTTCATCGTTGAAGTTTAGTGGGGGAATATTCACAATATTTCTGGATGCAAATTTTGGATCATGAGAGTGAATGTATTCATCATATCTGATTTCATCATGTTTTAACCAGAAGCAGCTATATAAGatcattaaaatattgataaaccATAATGGAGGAATAACTattccaataaatatagTTGTAGTGAGGTAGCGTCGATATTTACAGTTGAACTTGCAAGAGTCGCAATGACATTtacaataattcaaatctaGCAGATCTTCGTTGACTTCCAATTCAGACTGTCCAATAGTGACGATCGGTTTAGGAGAAGTAAGGAAAATcatattgatgattatCAAGAAAAGCTTCTGGGTGGACAACGAATTCCCTTTATAAGTAATGTGATATAGTTTCAAGAAACCTCAAATTACCATATTGAGATATGGCAATAGGTCCGGAATCTAGATATCTTTTCAAACTTCTGTACCTGTGTGTTTGTTTCGAGTGACACTTTGGGAtcattattgtattataCATGTGTCAATATGTTCTCGAGATCATGGTGCTAGACGGTCTTATCATTCGCATTGGGCATATTTTGTAGTCCGTATGAGTATAAGTTGAAATTTGTAAACATACGAGAAAAAGGTTTGACGACAAATAAAGCATCTGATGATTAGGTATTGTGGTTGCTAGACAACTTAAATGCGTAGTTTAGTCACTAGtcatatattcatatattcGTTTATTCAAAAGTCAATATTATGGTAGACTCGATAAGAGCGCACTCTCATCaccaaaataatttatctaagAAATTATCCAGAATCCTCTTGCatatatcattaaataaaaagacCCAATGCCGTATAATGTCATCATTCGACATTAACAAACTTGTTTCATGCTTACAATCTACCAAGATAAAAGACAGGAATGACGGGTTGAGTCTGGTTGAAaacttattaaattcaaagttCAAATTAAATCCAAAGCAATTCGATGTCTTGGTTATTTCAATGTTTAcattgattgaaaatgaacaGATCAGttatttaaagaataagGCAAGTAGTGCTGAATTTAGATTGTCCTATGGTTCCAATTGTCTCAAGTTGTTGATAGAAAAATCGTTGGATTATAATCAAGAGTTACGGAATTCTAATAAACCTATTAAgatgaaatataaattctaCATGAGCATCATTCATTCAATACGGAActattattttattgaagataatataTTAGAACCTTGTGCATTAGACTTTACTAAGATTTTATCGAGCATCACAAGTCAAGGGTTCTTCAAGGAACATCTAAATTATGAGGACTGGTTACATATCTACAACCTTCTTATTAAACTGTCGAGCTTTATCCTTGACGAGTTAACTAAGATAAATATGCATGAGAAATTACtcgttgaaatattcacttcacttcattttctaatacAAGCGGATTCATCGATATCAGTAAACTATTTGCAATTAGTAAGTTCAAGTGttccaaataattatttcaaacTACTAAAGATTCTTTCCAAAACATGTAACTTTTTTAAAAAGGAAAGCATGCTTACGGTATTGCTATTCAAGATTATTAATAAGTTGATTATTACATTGTGCACGGAAAACTTTaaatttgtaaataaattgattcaaatttcaataaaattaatgatttcatttcACCAAACACAATTAGATTCTTTACAGGttcaatttcttatattCATGAATTTATCTGCTACTCATTCcttcttgaatttgcataattttccaaaacTAATAGGTGATTCTTCCATTATACTGGACGACCCGTTTGATTCTCGAcaagatatttcaatacGATCGAGTGAGGACTCAAGTAAAACCAACCAATCCATTGATAGTATTACGGATGgagataatgatgaagtaATTCTCTATAATGTTGGTATACTTATACAGAATCTTGTTAGCAAGCTTTATTCCTCAAATAATCAAGTCAAGTCGGAAGATATAAACTTTATGCGAAAGCCTACTGATGATAAAAACTGGTTCAAGCTCCGCTCAATCTACTTGAGGGTATCTGAATATGATGAGCCTGATAGTCTTCAGCCTTGGTTATTTAATGCTGGTTTATcgaaatttattaattcataCTTTGAGTTCAAAAAATCATTGTACGAACATAATACAATTAATTCACTCAATACTTTTAATGCATCTATTGTGAGGTCTGATTCgattcatcaaaataaacGTCAAAAGCTAAATATACTAAGTGAAGCATTGTACcattcaaataatattcTAGATTTTTGTAATAAGCTCATTATTGACAAAACCGATTATAAAGTACAACAGACAGGAATGCAAATCTTGACATTCTATTTAGAGGTATATTCGCCCAGGGTTGAAATAAGTCCTTTGAGAAATATAACAAGCAATAATGATGTTAAGTTAAGTGGTAGTTCCAGTACAAAAAATAGTAGTATATTAGACATGAGTGATTCAACGTTACTTAATTCGACATTCGATTTTCCGCTTACAACTAATGATTCAGAATCACAATTCAAtgttaatttaattttcaaaaatgttATCAATGCTTTTGATACTGATGAGTTAAATTACTGGTCATTGATGGCTACTAGGGctattatatatgattCTTTACAACGTCTgattaaaattgaagaaaaatatttcttccaGTTGCTTAAAATTGCATTACAACTCATTAAAAACAAAGAAGTATCAAGGATTTCGTGCAGTCTTGTTTATTCAATCATCAGTCGTCATTCAAATGAAGGCTTGAATAAAATCATGGAGAAATCTTTaattatccaaattgaTAATCTCATAGATTTATCTGAAATCAGTGGGCCTTTCTCTATTTGTGAGGAGAGCTTTCAGTTGTGGTATTCAATCAACAAGCTTGTTAGAAATATTAACCTTGCAAGAAATTTCATATTAGCGGAGAGAATACAAGCCTGGCTTATCTCGAAATGGGATATAGCTgcaaatattaatatcgGGTTCTGGTATTCTAACCCGAGTTCACATTTTGAGTTTGTCAACTTCATATGTTGGTTATGTGGTATCAATATCGAGCAAAGcaatcaacaaaatttattggaCTTGTATTGTGGTGTTTTAAATGAAGCAAATATCTTTATGAATTCATACAATGAGCTAGAAGTgttttttttgaataattgtAACGTTCGTGATAATACATCTTCGTGGATTGAGATTGATATCGACAACTTATCTGAAAATAA
Proteins encoded:
- a CDS encoding DEHA2C04620p (similar to uniprot|P21560 Saccharomyces cerevisiae YPL215W CBP3 Protein required for assembly of ubiquinol cytochrome-c reductase complex), which codes for MLSKHSIIYKRAIAINRNLSTSPIVRFQNKNNFLNQLQDNEISAPSKLAQESTLPKAPQVSDSKKPPRQPTAKSPFKSSNKIENDPNFQMVQWKQNIGQWIVKVFKIDMDRSRAGPVAGSEYFGECKRQGMHYPNEPLSETAKFYYETLNLPQSFAQHFQITALHYWILSVRMRAMPFKYGRNYQQKLVDRIFRDMELRMAEELKINSNRIIEGYLKDFHTQLLGSVLSYDEGLMTDDITLASALWRNVFNGNPNADMRHIEALLEYVRSQLYVLNKMSDREFGFGNFKFVAPDEVVKPLTKAQEEELRANAKIEFANKTLPSQQSVLSLDE
- a CDS encoding DEHA2C04730p (weakly similar to CA2523|IPF4319 Candida albicans), which codes for MIFLTSPKPIVTIGQSELEVNEDSLDLNYCKCHCDSCKFNCKYRRYLTTTIFIGIVIPPLWFINILMILYSCFWLKHDEIRYDEYIHSHDPKFASRNIVNIPPLNFNDEICEAIIAHHESLRSKTINLAMYSLGCVIVYGMFVGLLVYGILHPPASVH
- a CDS encoding DEHA2C04642p (similar to CA2517|IPF4311 Candida albicans), which encodes MSISQTDSKSEDKIKFNTDHYKNIRVLGVEDTKKAATTLFQSFREDALANLLVSHVEGQNEKDFLELTLYEAYVKQHILKGIVLGINETEAGFDTVGVWSTPDSCKAGLDSFANLMEAGYGKVWDINNEEGRQKVFNGMLPLLHDTFERILETDSRFRNKGVFTLVYLGSLESARGKGNVRLMFDYMFENHIDKSPNNISYLESSSKSNLPIYERFGFRFYEDIILGTKEPENSMEGKDFATMNVMIRGSSGYDWTQDENTGNSQAKL
- a CDS encoding DEHA2C04708p (similar to uniprot|P48015 Saccharomyces cerevisiae YDR019c GCV1 T subunit of the mitochondrial glycine decarboxylase complex) gives rise to the protein MSRIVGRRLYSSGSQLIKTPLYDCHVEFGGKMVPYAGFEMPVLYKDQTHTESHNWVRNNVGLFDVSHMLQHRLSGQNVADFLQKVTPINLSELEVNSSSLSVFLNEQGGVIDDCIITKHGENEYYMVSNAGCREKDIAFLKKELQNFSGVNHDTFEGTLLAIQGPKAAEILQKFTNESLKDLTFGKSRFSQLSSIINSQVHIARCGYTGEDGFELSIPSSTAQETKESQEFFRTLINEYPDIVKPIGLAARDSLRLEAGMCLYGHELDESKTPIEATLAWLIPKSRRQDDATFNGASNILAQIKDRSLFTHKRVGIRTKGPSPRDDCKVYTADGKDEVGYITSGAPSPTSGGNVAQGYIKNGLKIGTEVKVEIRGKLRDGVISKMPFVPSNYYRG
- a CDS encoding DEHA2C04664p (weakly similar to uniprot|P38688 Saccharomyces cerevisiae YPL210C SRP72 Component of the signal recognition particle (SRP) ribonucleoprotein (RNP) complex), with amino-acid sequence MSNSIVQAFKSLNVSSAHSVSEHETIYDVSYQYLSNIKHFNDLISFHNCLVALINLDRYYKAFELIKQVPEDVHTEFVLEKAYIYYKTGNSKLLLDIYNNDDFSNNPILSRALNHIVAQDYYRNGNSAKALELYVQLIQSNKEMDNSLDLSCNERAIIHQQNLMDLVDVSSLTNSSIEESYDLLFNDSLVHLSRGEYATALVLLDKAEQKCQDQSDLLHEDVLLELAPIKLTTAYILQITNKTDEALKILKELELEPINDLIVKLILSNNHYSITGKSNDNVNFMHRELNYQYNLHHLQQKLTKPQYHVLIKNHLLLSFFSGSLSNKSSYLNSKSIDQWLEDFPGDYTPVMYKVLTQLSIDINDLSNSLNHKQICKKLFKFVSNNKVDQQVIAATLLLVFINSKQNRFDQSMIALEKISNDQFDNEKILPGLIGVLIKLYEELNLTKNLEILFNNLVEKFVSTDHNVIQDDVNYYNFVKIIGFKLLILQNENSSKLFNLLNQINPDDELVSTVLNNSSNSNLSPISKLTSSTQPIDELLATSIETLIPIKEQQKPITKPKPSVNKVIKKNRKPKFSSTKVVKPDAEFNADSLDKERWLPMKVRSYYKPSKKELKKKSGGHQGAVETPAVASSSVSNATNTSSNKNKKKKKKGKK
- a CDS encoding DEHA2C04686p (similar to CA2521|IPF4317 Candida albicans), whose translation is MSSPMHRPILSPKHSNSRSASPIKNDKTFMAQQIESPYNNQRIRLSYNNINNTSPSKKPQVKKLVSPTKARPSKELSFTIFEDDVYYRDTLTDDTKPDEEPLGKENDSIETVRESRNKLNHDDQENILQPKFKQSTLKQASIARRKPLSNLNINEFSGYVTYNQFPIQLNELYQPPNFQNESKSIHKFNSKLPCFVTPPRSNLQNGLLTSKYLVKSAIEEEPFNEEDEVEHRLMQKHSSIKKRRSLSVGKNDSKFKLIKKNNFQILTN